In bacterium, the genomic window CGCCGCGGTAAGCCGCGCCGGTGAGGAATAGGCCCGGCAGTTGCCGTTCCAGGAGTTCCAACTCGCCGATGCGGTCCAAATGGCCTCGTGTGTATTGTGCGATGCCTTGCGGATGACGAATCAGTTTTCTGAAGACGGGTTCTTGGCGCACGTTAAACAGGCGGCGATGTTCGTTCGAAGCAATTTGTTCAACTTCGGCATCGCTTAGATTGACAATGGCCGGATCCTGGGCTCCGCCGATCATTGTGCGGAGCATGTGCATTCCCTGCGGTGCCTGATTCGGGAAGATCGCATCGCACCAGAGCGAGCCCAGCGCACGATAGTCTTCGCCACGCGGAATTAGGACGCCAAAGCCATCTAATGGGTGCCCAACATCCTCGGTTTTGTGTCCATGCGCTACTACGTCTATGGGCGCATAGGGAATGGCGCGGAGACATTCGGCGGCGTTGTAACAGATGCCCCTCACGATATCCGCCGCTGCATAGGATGGACAGGCGAGAATTACGGCGTCGGCGGCATACGTTCCATCGGGCGTCACGACGTCAAAGTAGTCCCCGCGCGGTTGCACAGCTTCCACCTGCGCATTGGTAATGATCATTTCAGTCAATTCCGCGGCAAGCGTATCGGTCAGCTCGCCCATGCCGTCAGCAAATGTAGTCAGCGTCGCCGCCGCACCGCCCGGTCCACCGGTTGCTTTTCCGTTGCGCTTAGCCGCGCGCTGCTTGGCAATCATAGCGCGAAACAACCCACCGTATTCGTTTTCCATTTCAACCATCTTCGGGAACACCGCGCGCAACGACAATTCGCGCGCGTTGCCCGCAAAGATACCCGAGACCATCGGATCAATCATATACTGCGCGAAGGATTCACCAAGTCTGCGCCGCGCGAAATCATACACGGTTTCGTCGTCCTGATCGCGCTTCGCGGGGATGGCCAGCTCACACGCCATGCGCAATTTCGCGCCGGTTGGCAGGATGTCAGATTTCAGAAACGCGCCCGGCGACAGCGGGACTTCACGCATCTTGCCGTGGTGGTAAATGTAGCGTTTAGCGGCATGCGGCGACGCCTTGATCAACCGCGGCTCCAAGCCCAGCCGTTTCACCAGATCAAGCGTCGCGGGTTCGTTGTCCAGGAATCCGTTTGGTCCCCATTCGCACAGGTAGCCATCGCTGCGCTCGGTGCGCGTCGCGCCGCCGATAACCGGCTGCGCTTCCAGAATTGTCATTCGCGGGTTAGCCCCGTGTTCGCGCGCGAGCGCACGGATCATGTACGCGGTCGCGAGGCCGGCCACGCCGCCACCGACGACGACAACTCTCGGCGCCAGAGGATTAGCAGGCGGCTTCATCGTGGCTCTCGTGCCAAACATGCAGCAGCGCATGGGCAAATTGCGGATCGTCGTTAAAGACGCGTGCGCGAACGTATTTTTTCACGCCGGCACTTTCGACCATCTCTTTGGCAACGCTATCGAGATCATACAGCGTTTCCAGACAATCGGCGACGAAACTTAACGGCATCATGACGATCGGCGCATCGCTCTTGGTCCATTCGGGTAGAACCTCTTCCATATACGGCTTCGTCCACGCCACGGGACCGACTTTGCTCTGAAACGCCACGACCCACTCCGTGCCCTGCGGCAGACGGCGTGCGAGTTTTTCTGCCGACGCGCGCACCCGGTCAGGATAGTCGTCACCGCGGTTGACATAAATTTGCGGGATACCGTGCGCGACAAACATGACTCGCGCGCCCATTCCTGCTTCAGCCAGCGCGGCCTCCAGATACGATCCCCACAGTTCGAGCACAGCTTCTTCCTGGCCCCAATCTTCAAGGTATTCGTACTTCAATCCCAGGTGCTCTGCGGCGCGCTCGACCTCCTTCATCACCGAGCCTGTCATCGTATGCGTGTAGTGCGGGAAAAGCGGCAGAATGTGGACCTTTGTCACGCCCTTCTTGCGCAGTTGTTCGAGCGCCTCGGGGATCGTTGGCGAAATGTAACGAAACGCCCACGCGACCTCCATTGGCGCACCGTGCGCGTTCAATTCCTGAATAACGTTCTGACGCAGCGATTCGCTCCAGTGGAAGAGCGGGGTGTAACCGCCAATGGACTCGTAGCGTTCAGCCACTTCGTCTACGCGTTTTTTCGCAATCAGACTCGCCAGCGGCTTGCGCAAAATCGCGGGCAAGTCAATAATCGCCGGATCGCTGAAGATCTCGCGCAGGTACGGTTCGATGTCGTTGCGACGGGCCGGGCCGCCCATATTGATCAGAAGAATGGCTTCAGTCATCGTCGTGACCTATACGGTTTTGGAGAACTGCACGTTTTGTTGTCCGGCCAGATAGCGGTCGAACGGCATCGCCAGATTGCGCACGAAGAGT contains:
- the hemG gene encoding protoporphyrinogen oxidase; its protein translation is MKPPANPLAPRVVVVGGGVAGLATAYMIRALAREHGANPRMTILEAQPVIGGATRTERSDGYLCEWGPNGFLDNEPATLDLVKRLGLEPRLIKASPHAAKRYIYHHGKMREVPLSPGAFLKSDILPTGAKLRMACELAIPAKRDQDDETVYDFARRRLGESFAQYMIDPMVSGIFAGNARELSLRAVFPKMVEMENEYGGLFRAMIAKQRAAKRNGKATGGPGGAAATLTTFADGMGELTDTLAAELTEMIITNAQVEAVQPRGDYFDVVTPDGTYAADAVILACPSYAAADIVRGICYNAAECLRAIPYAPIDVVAHGHKTEDVGHPLDGFGVLIPRGEDYRALGSLWCDAIFPNQAPQGMHMLRTMIGGAQDPAIVNLSDAEVEQIASNEHRRLFNVRQEPVFRKLIRHPQGIAQYTRGHLDRIGELELLERQLPGLFLTGAAYRGVSVNGCVKDAFRVAKSLLTQWRIH
- the hemH gene encoding ferrochelatase translates to MTEAILLINMGGPARRNDIEPYLREIFSDPAIIDLPAILRKPLASLIAKKRVDEVAERYESIGGYTPLFHWSESLRQNVIQELNAHGAPMEVAWAFRYISPTIPEALEQLRKKGVTKVHILPLFPHYTHTMTGSVMKEVERAAEHLGLKYEYLEDWGQEEAVLELWGSYLEAALAEAGMGARVMFVAHGIPQIYVNRGDDYPDRVRASAEKLARRLPQGTEWVVAFQSKVGPVAWTKPYMEEVLPEWTKSDAPIVMMPLSFVADCLETLYDLDSVAKEMVESAGVKKYVRARVFNDDPQFAHALLHVWHESHDEAAC